In a genomic window of Pedobacter sp. KBS0701:
- a CDS encoding efflux RND transporter periplasmic adaptor subunit, translating into MKSLHRLYPLLNTVKWFNSIKLLLTISLLSIILVSCKSSPDQAAAAPPPPALPVSAINASTETTYIEYPASIQGAVDIDVRPQVSGYLQSVLVNEGAYVTAGQTLFKINENPYREALNNAKASLHAAEAAILNAQLEVDKLTPLVQNKVVSDFQLKTAKTAYKIAQANAEQARASVASAQINLGYTNVKATVSGYIGRIPKKQGSLVSPTDQTALTQLSDIHEVHVYFSLAENDFNNFNANYPGKTPADRIKHLPAVELLLADNSAYPIKGKIDMIDGQFDKNTGAITLRASFPNASGILRSGNTGKIRLGLQHDNAILVPQSSTVEMQDKVFVFTVGDSSKVKKQAITIVGKAGENYLVKDGVKVGDQIVLSGVDKLQEGMVIQPQKAADKVAVAKTKK; encoded by the coding sequence ATGAAATCTCTACACCGCTTGTATCCCTTACTTAACACCGTTAAATGGTTTAATAGTATTAAGTTATTGTTAACAATTTCTCTTCTATCTATAATTTTGGTGAGTTGTAAGTCATCTCCCGATCAGGCTGCAGCCGCACCGCCACCACCGGCCTTGCCTGTAAGCGCCATTAATGCGAGTACAGAAACCACGTATATCGAATACCCGGCCTCCATTCAGGGTGCTGTTGATATCGATGTCCGTCCGCAGGTTAGTGGTTATTTACAAAGCGTTTTGGTTAACGAAGGCGCTTATGTAACTGCCGGACAAACCCTGTTTAAAATCAATGAAAACCCTTACCGCGAGGCTTTAAACAATGCCAAAGCCAGTTTACATGCTGCAGAAGCGGCTATTTTAAACGCTCAATTGGAAGTTGATAAATTAACACCACTTGTTCAGAATAAGGTAGTTTCTGATTTTCAGTTAAAAACAGCCAAAACGGCTTATAAAATTGCGCAGGCCAATGCCGAACAAGCCAGAGCCAGTGTTGCTTCGGCACAGATTAACTTAGGTTATACCAATGTTAAGGCTACCGTAAGCGGTTACATTGGCCGTATCCCTAAAAAACAGGGAAGTTTGGTTTCTCCAACTGATCAAACTGCATTAACGCAATTATCAGATATCCACGAAGTACATGTTTATTTCTCCCTTGCTGAAAACGACTTCAACAACTTTAACGCCAACTACCCGGGTAAAACGCCTGCCGACAGGATTAAACATTTACCGGCAGTAGAACTTTTACTGGCTGATAATTCCGCTTACCCGATTAAAGGTAAGATCGATATGATCGATGGTCAGTTTGATAAAAACACAGGTGCCATTACTTTAAGGGCCAGTTTCCCTAACGCAAGTGGCATTCTTCGCTCGGGTAATACCGGTAAGATCCGTTTAGGTTTACAGCACGATAATGCCATTCTGGTACCGCAGTCGTCGACAGTAGAAATGCAGGATAAAGTATTTGTATTTACTGTAGGCGATAGCAGTAAAGTGAAAAAACAAGCCATTACCATTGTGGGTAAAGCCGGCGAAAATTACCTGGTTAAAGACGGGGTAAAAGTTGGCGACCAGATCGTGTTGAGCGGCGTTGATAAATTACAGGAAGGTATGGTGATCCAACCTCAAAAAGCAGCAGATAAAGTAGCCGTTGCAAAAACAAAAAAATAA
- a CDS encoding phosphoribosylanthranilate isomerase, whose protein sequence is MLKLKVCGMRLAANIAAVAELQPDYLGFIFYEKSPRLISDVSAELIKYIPSEIKTVGVFVNEDLEKVKDKVNTLKLKAVQLHGSESPEYCAALKTAFGSLEVIKAFGIDEDFDFSGLEAYLNVVNYFLFDTKTKAHGGSGKTFDWSVLDRYAYTKPYFLSGGIDLEHTEAIKNMQDERLYALDINSRFEMEPGLKDAEKIKEFIKAMNS, encoded by the coding sequence ATGTTAAAGTTAAAAGTTTGTGGCATGCGTTTGGCGGCAAATATTGCTGCGGTTGCGGAGCTGCAGCCAGATTACCTGGGTTTTATCTTTTATGAAAAATCGCCCAGACTGATCAGCGATGTCTCTGCCGAATTGATCAAATACATTCCCTCAGAAATTAAAACGGTCGGCGTTTTTGTAAATGAAGACTTAGAAAAAGTAAAGGATAAAGTAAACACATTGAAACTAAAAGCTGTTCAGTTACACGGCAGCGAATCGCCTGAATACTGTGCAGCACTAAAAACGGCCTTTGGCTCGTTAGAAGTGATCAAAGCTTTTGGAATAGATGAGGATTTCGATTTTTCAGGTCTCGAAGCTTATTTAAATGTGGTGAATTATTTCCTGTTCGATACGAAAACCAAAGCACATGGTGGATCGGGAAAAACATTCGATTGGTCTGTTTTAGACCGATATGCTTACACCAAACCTTACTTTTTGAGTGGTGGAATTGATCTGGAACACACCGAAGCGATAAAAAATATGCAAGATGAGCGTTTATACGCCCTGGATATCAATAGCCGGTTTGAAATGGAGCCGGGTTTAAAGGATGCGGAGAAGATTAAAGAATTTATTAAAGCAATGAATAGCTAG
- a CDS encoding GNAT family N-acetyltransferase: MIFREAHLTDIPGIQIVRHSVKENILSDPALVTDKDCEEFITQRGKGWVCEVDGEVVGFSIVDLKEHNIWALFLRPEFEGKGIGKELHRLMMDWYFDQTQEPVWLGTSPNTRAEEFYSRQCWKKVGMVNKGEVKFEMSYEDWVNR; encoded by the coding sequence ATGATATTCCGTGAAGCACACCTGACTGACATCCCTGGGATACAAATTGTCAGGCATTCTGTAAAAGAGAACATTTTGTCTGATCCTGCTTTGGTTACTGACAAAGATTGCGAAGAATTTATTACGCAACGTGGTAAGGGATGGGTTTGCGAAGTAGATGGAGAAGTAGTGGGTTTCTCCATTGTAGATTTAAAGGAGCATAATATCTGGGCTTTATTCCTTCGGCCGGAATTTGAAGGCAAAGGCATTGGCAAAGAACTGCACCGGTTAATGATGGATTGGTATTTCGATCAAACGCAAGAGCCGGTTTGGCTGGGCACATCGCCCAATACCCGTGCAGAAGAATTTTATAGCCGGCAATGCTGGAAAAAAGTAGGTATGGTAAACAAAGGTGAAGTGAAATTTGAGATGAGTTATGAGGATTGGGTGAATAGGTAA
- a CDS encoding efflux RND transporter permease subunit, with amino-acid sequence MFQKFIDRPVLSTVISILLVIVGILGLTKLPLERFPNIAPPSVLVTAVYPGANAETILRSVTPSLEEAINGVENMTYMTSSASNDGTLAITVYFQQGTNPDQAAVNVQNRVSQATSQLPAEVVQYGITTTKQQNSFIGAIGVYSEDPKKYDAVFVNNYAQINIIPELKRIPGVGSASVFGGIKDYSMRIWLNPSQLATYKITPNEVITAIQDKNLEAAPGRFGERSSEAFEYIIKYKGKLTKPEEYQNIAIRSNSDGSILRLKDVARVELGAYSYGSVNRLNGHDGITIGVIQLSGSNANEIQIAIDKLLAKLSKDFPAGIKYNQFYRTKTDLDESINQVEHTLIEAFLLVFIVVFIFLQDFRSTLIPAIAVPVAIIGTFFFMQLFGFSVNLLTLFALVLAIGIVVDDAIVVVEAVHAKMEENPSLSPKEATTQAMSEITGAIISITLVMAAVFLPVGFMTGSTGIFYKQFALTMAIAIIISAVNALTLSPALAALFLKNKHAEGGHNAPKKGFVEKFYAGFNGGFNYMTNRYVGGLKVLIRNKWISMGGLALIVLVTIFLVGRTKTGFIPTEDQGFVAIAVASPSGTSLANTNKILKQAEAELRAMPSARFVMSLAGYNFLTASNSPSAGQIFLLLKPNDERGAVKNIDEIQNIVRAKMAAISAGTFFVFSFPTVPGFSNVEAMNVMLQDKTNGRLDKFSGVANNFIGKLMTKPAIAYAFTSYKADYPQLQLDVNDEKADQLGVSKKDILQTMQTYFGTAQASDFNRFGKYYRVVVQADVADRTDPASIDRVFVKNKNGESVPISTLVKLTRVYGSETASRYNLFNSIEVNAIPKPGFSSGDAIKAIEETAREQLPTGYAYEFSGQTREEISSGGQSTVIFLLCLVFVYFLLSAQYESYILPLAVILSIPTGVFGVFVVLGLTGIENNIYVQVALIMLIGLLAKNAILIVEFAVQRRKAGLSLVDSAIEAARLRIRPIIMTSLAFVFGLFPMSIATGPSAQGNHSISIGAAGGMVSGVILGLFIIPVLFVIFQALQEKISKKSRNEVVHHHGEPVNNNHVVYETV; translated from the coding sequence ATGTTTCAGAAATTTATAGACAGGCCTGTACTTTCAACTGTTATTTCCATCTTATTGGTAATAGTTGGTATACTGGGCTTAACAAAGTTGCCCTTAGAGCGCTTTCCAAATATCGCACCTCCGTCGGTATTGGTAACCGCAGTGTACCCAGGGGCCAATGCCGAAACGATTTTACGTTCGGTAACTCCATCATTGGAGGAAGCCATTAATGGTGTGGAGAACATGACCTACATGACCTCCAGCGCCAGTAACGACGGTACCTTAGCGATTACCGTTTACTTTCAACAGGGTACCAACCCCGACCAGGCAGCGGTTAACGTGCAAAACCGGGTTTCGCAGGCCACCAGCCAGTTACCTGCAGAGGTTGTACAATATGGTATCACCACAACCAAACAGCAAAACAGTTTTATCGGGGCCATCGGGGTGTACTCAGAAGATCCGAAAAAATACGATGCCGTTTTTGTAAACAACTATGCGCAGATCAATATCATCCCTGAACTTAAACGTATCCCGGGTGTAGGTTCGGCCAGCGTATTTGGTGGTATTAAAGATTATTCAATGCGGATTTGGCTAAACCCAAGTCAATTGGCCACTTACAAAATTACACCCAATGAAGTGATCACCGCCATTCAGGACAAAAACCTGGAAGCAGCACCTGGTCGCTTTGGTGAGAGAAGCAGCGAAGCTTTTGAATATATCATTAAATATAAAGGTAAGCTTACCAAACCAGAGGAGTATCAAAATATTGCGATCCGCTCTAATTCTGATGGTTCTATATTACGTTTAAAAGATGTGGCCCGTGTAGAATTGGGTGCATACAGTTATGGTAGTGTGAACCGTTTAAACGGACACGATGGAATTACCATTGGTGTAATCCAGTTATCGGGCTCTAATGCCAACGAAATCCAGATTGCCATTGATAAACTGTTGGCAAAACTATCGAAAGATTTCCCTGCAGGTATTAAATACAATCAGTTTTACCGTACCAAAACCGATCTTGATGAATCCATCAACCAGGTGGAGCACACTTTGATCGAAGCCTTTTTACTCGTATTTATCGTGGTGTTTATCTTCCTTCAGGATTTCAGGTCTACCTTAATTCCGGCTATTGCCGTTCCGGTGGCGATTATCGGTACGTTCTTTTTCATGCAGTTATTCGGCTTCTCGGTTAATCTGTTAACCCTGTTTGCACTGGTGCTGGCCATTGGTATCGTGGTAGATGATGCAATTGTGGTGGTAGAAGCGGTGCATGCCAAAATGGAAGAAAATCCTTCGCTTAGTCCGAAAGAAGCAACTACCCAGGCGATGAGCGAAATTACCGGGGCCATTATATCGATTACCCTGGTTATGGCAGCGGTATTTTTACCGGTTGGCTTTATGACCGGCTCAACAGGTATCTTCTACAAACAGTTCGCCTTAACCATGGCCATCGCCATTATCATTTCGGCTGTTAACGCTTTAACTTTAAGTCCTGCATTGGCGGCCTTATTTTTAAAGAACAAACATGCCGAAGGTGGTCATAACGCGCCTAAAAAAGGTTTTGTAGAAAAGTTTTATGCAGGTTTTAATGGCGGGTTCAATTATATGACCAACCGTTATGTTGGCGGCTTGAAAGTACTGATCCGTAACAAATGGATCAGTATGGGCGGACTGGCCTTAATTGTTTTGGTTACTATTTTTCTGGTAGGCAGAACAAAAACAGGCTTTATTCCTACAGAGGATCAGGGTTTCGTGGCGATCGCGGTTGCCAGTCCATCAGGAACATCATTAGCCAATACCAATAAAATATTAAAACAGGCCGAAGCAGAGTTGAGGGCGATGCCATCAGCAAGATTTGTGATGTCGCTGGCGGGTTATAACTTTTTAACGGCATCCAACAGCCCATCGGCTGGACAGATTTTCTTATTGTTAAAACCAAATGACGAAAGAGGGGCGGTAAAAAATATCGATGAAATCCAAAATATTGTAAGGGCTAAAATGGCCGCCATATCTGCCGGTACCTTCTTTGTATTTAGTTTCCCAACCGTTCCGGGCTTTAGTAATGTAGAGGCCATGAACGTGATGTTACAGGATAAAACGAATGGTAGGCTGGATAAATTTAGTGGTGTAGCTAATAACTTTATCGGCAAGTTAATGACAAAACCGGCTATTGCTTATGCTTTTACTTCTTATAAAGCAGATTATCCGCAGTTGCAACTGGATGTTAACGACGAAAAAGCCGATCAACTGGGCGTAAGCAAAAAAGATATCCTGCAAACCATGCAGACTTATTTTGGTACTGCACAGGCATCAGATTTTAACCGCTTTGGTAAATACTATCGTGTGGTTGTTCAGGCTGATGTGGCCGACAGAACCGATCCGGCAAGTATCGACCGTGTGTTTGTGAAAAACAAAAACGGAGAAAGTGTGCCCATCAGTACCCTGGTTAAATTAACCCGTGTATATGGTTCTGAAACGGCTTCGCGTTATAACCTGTTTAACTCTATCGAGGTAAATGCAATCCCTAAACCAGGCTTCAGTTCTGGTGATGCAATTAAAGCGATAGAAGAAACCGCCAGAGAACAATTGCCAACCGGTTATGCTTACGAATTCTCGGGACAAACACGTGAGGAGATTTCTTCAGGCGGACAGTCTACAGTGATATTCCTGCTTTGTTTGGTGTTTGTTTACTTCTTATTATCAGCACAGTACGAGAGTTATATCCTGCCATTGGCGGTAATCTTATCTATCCCTACCGGTGTATTCGGTGTGTTTGTGGTATTAGGCTTAACCGGTATCGAAAATAACATTTATGTGCAGGTAGCATTGATCATGCTTATCGGGTTGCTGGCTAAAAACGCCATCCTGATTGTGGAGTTTGCGGTGCAGCGACGAAAGGCAGGACTCAGTTTGGTTGATTCGGCTATAGAAGCAGCAAGATTAAGGATCAGACCGATCATTATGACCTCACTGGCCTTTGTGTTTGGTTTGTTCCCGATGAGTATTGCAACAGGTCCATCAGCACAGGGTAACCACTCCATCAGTATCGGTGCAGCAGGGGGTATGGTATCGGGCGTAATTTTAGGTTTGTTCATCATTCCGGTACTCTTTGTCATCTTCCAGGCTTTACAGGAAAAAATATCAAAAAAATCAAGAAATGAGGTTGTTCACCACCATGGAGAACCTGTAAATAATAATCATGTAGTTTATGAAACGGTTTAA
- a CDS encoding NAD(P)-dependent oxidoreductase, with the protein MQDLKIALIGATGKAGIYILKALLAQNIRVKALIRNPEKLQIHHASLEIVIGDVKDAETVHALIEGCNIVISALGMGQPASEKTIFTQSTVNILKAMKALGLKRYIVITGINVDSPADEKDAKTQFATKWMYDNYPVSTADRQKEYEFLTASNLDWTLIRLPLIIQTDELTHISTSLTNCDGDQINASNLARFIIDQLGKATFINQAPFIWNS; encoded by the coding sequence ATGCAAGATTTAAAAATTGCTTTAATCGGTGCTACAGGTAAAGCTGGTATTTATATTTTAAAAGCACTATTGGCGCAAAACATCAGGGTGAAAGCTCTTATCAGAAATCCTGAAAAACTTCAGATTCATCATGCTTCGCTGGAAATCGTAATTGGCGATGTAAAAGATGCCGAAACAGTACACGCGCTTATCGAGGGATGCAATATCGTAATCAGTGCGTTGGGTATGGGACAACCCGCCAGTGAAAAAACAATTTTTACGCAATCAACAGTTAATATTCTAAAAGCAATGAAGGCTTTAGGTCTGAAACGTTATATCGTTATAACCGGTATTAATGTAGATAGTCCCGCTGATGAAAAGGATGCCAAAACCCAATTCGCGACCAAATGGATGTACGACAATTATCCGGTTTCTACTGCAGATAGACAAAAGGAATATGAATTTTTAACCGCAAGCAACCTCGATTGGACGCTAATCCGTTTACCCTTAATTATACAAACTGATGAGCTAACTCACATTAGTACCAGTCTGACCAATTGCGATGGCGACCAGATTAATGCTTCTAATTTGGCGAGGTTTATTATTGATCAGTTAGGGAAGGCAACATTTATAAATCAAGCCCCTTTTATTTGGAATAGTTAG
- the trpA gene encoding tryptophan synthase subunit alpha, with amino-acid sequence MNRIKQLFQEKKNILSIYYTAGYPNTGDTIQIAEALEKSGADMLEIGFPYSDPVADGPVIQASSKQSLDQGMTLKLLFEQLKDLRKTVTIPVLLMGYVNPVLQFGVEKFCEACAEVGVDGCIVPDLPMVEYEEFYKDCFEKHNLSNVFLITPQTAEERIHKIDGLTNGFIYLLSSSATTGKNLEVGDTTEAYFGRIKNLNLKNPTMIGFGISDKQTFDKACSYANGAIIGTAFVKAITDGNLEESVSTFMKKFKG; translated from the coding sequence ATGAACCGAATTAAACAACTCTTCCAGGAGAAGAAAAACATATTATCAATTTATTATACCGCTGGTTATCCAAATACTGGCGATACCATTCAAATTGCCGAAGCACTGGAAAAATCAGGTGCTGACATGCTCGAAATCGGGTTTCCTTATTCCGATCCTGTTGCAGATGGCCCGGTAATCCAGGCGAGCAGCAAGCAATCATTAGATCAGGGCATGACGCTGAAACTGCTTTTCGAACAGTTGAAAGACTTGCGTAAGACCGTTACCATTCCTGTTTTGTTAATGGGTTATGTAAACCCTGTTTTGCAGTTTGGAGTAGAAAAATTCTGCGAAGCCTGCGCCGAAGTAGGAGTAGATGGCTGTATTGTTCCCGATTTGCCAATGGTAGAGTACGAAGAATTTTATAAAGATTGCTTCGAAAAACATAACCTGAGCAATGTGTTTTTAATTACGCCTCAAACGGCTGAAGAACGGATCCATAAAATTGATGGTTTAACCAATGGCTTTATCTATTTGTTATCGTCATCAGCTACTACGGGTAAAAACCTCGAAGTTGGCGATACCACCGAAGCCTATTTCGGCAGAATTAAAAACCTGAACCTGAAAAATCCAACGATGATCGGTTTCGGGATCAGTGATAAACAAACTTTCGATAAAGCCTGTTCGTATGCCAATGGTGCTATTATTGGTACTGCTTTCGTTAAAGCCATCACTGATGGAAATTTAGAAGAAAGTGTAAGTACTTTTATGAAGAAGTTTAAAGGATAG
- a CDS encoding TetR/AcrR family transcriptional regulator, whose product MGSKERILRLKDETRTKILDAALNIVQTEGWQALSMRKIADQIEYTAPIIYEYFSNKDGILLELTRRGYLILGKDIREARDQHESPEDKMEAMWIAYWNFAFTHKEFYQLMYGVDMVCCTVKNSLPEAESVSSMLGDVIESLFEKKPVYDDDICMKYYTYWSIIHGLISINLVRPNGRTTDELNQQILKDAIKGITLSINS is encoded by the coding sequence ATGGGAAGTAAAGAAAGAATTCTACGTTTAAAAGATGAAACCAGAACCAAAATTCTGGATGCTGCCTTGAACATTGTGCAAACAGAGGGATGGCAGGCATTGAGTATGCGTAAAATTGCCGACCAGATTGAATATACTGCACCAATTATTTACGAATATTTTTCTAACAAAGACGGCATCTTACTGGAACTCACCAGAAGGGGATACTTAATACTGGGGAAAGATATCCGCGAGGCCAGGGATCAGCACGAATCTCCGGAAGATAAAATGGAAGCCATGTGGATTGCCTACTGGAACTTCGCCTTTACCCACAAGGAATTTTATCAGTTGATGTATGGTGTGGATATGGTTTGTTGTACCGTTAAAAATTCATTGCCTGAAGCCGAAAGTGTAAGCAGTATGCTGGGCGATGTGATCGAATCCTTATTCGAAAAGAAACCGGTTTATGATGATGATATCTGTATGAAGTATTATACCTATTGGTCCATCATCCATGGTTTAATTTCCATTAACCTGGTTCGACCAAATGGAAGAACGACCGACGAGCTAAACCAACAGATTTTGAAAGACGCCATTAAAGGCATTACATTATCTATTAACAGTTAA
- a CDS encoding TolC family protein, translating into MKRFNIITILLLALIWSGCSVSKDTALPNIAPGLFRNSLPKDSSSVGSMPLKSFINDLTVQNLIDTALVKNYDMQIALKNIDAAEVLFKQSKLGYLPELKLQVSANSSRPSDNSLNGLSLNQFTGSTHIEDYNANLGLVWEADIWGKIRNQKAGALASFLQTEEARKAVQTRLVANVAQGYYNLLMLDAQLEIAKKNLKLNDSTLRIINLQFDAGQVTSLAIQQAQAQQLNAAQLIPRLEQSVTLQENALSVLIGTLPKAIKRESRLDNMTIPQDLNAGFPSSMLSRRPDIKSAELALTVANARVGVAKASLYPSLVITASGGINSFKASNWFNVPASLFGLVGAGITQPIFQRGQLKSNLELAKIDREKSVIQFRQSVLNAVGEVSDELTKVEKLKTQYSIAEKRAQTLQQASRNASLLFKSGMANYLEVITAQGNLLQSELELTTIKTEQLNAVVGLYRSLGGGWN; encoded by the coding sequence ATGAAACGGTTTAATATCATTACCATCCTGCTCCTTGCTTTAATCTGGAGCGGATGTTCGGTTTCGAAAGATACAGCCCTGCCCAATATTGCGCCAGGCTTATTCAGAAATTCATTGCCTAAAGATTCTTCGAGTGTTGGCAGTATGCCATTGAAGAGTTTTATCAACGACCTTACTGTTCAAAATTTAATTGATACAGCTTTGGTTAAAAATTACGATATGCAGATTGCATTGAAAAATATCGATGCTGCTGAAGTATTGTTTAAACAATCAAAACTGGGTTATTTACCTGAATTGAAATTACAGGTGTCGGCAAATTCGAGCCGCCCGAGTGATAACAGTTTAAATGGCTTAAGCCTGAACCAGTTTACAGGTTCCACACACATCGAAGATTATAATGCGAATCTGGGTTTGGTTTGGGAAGCCGATATCTGGGGTAAAATCCGCAATCAAAAAGCTGGCGCTTTAGCCAGTTTTTTGCAGACAGAAGAGGCACGTAAAGCCGTTCAAACCCGTTTAGTGGCCAATGTTGCACAAGGTTATTACAACCTGTTAATGCTCGATGCGCAATTGGAAATCGCGAAAAAGAACTTAAAACTGAACGACAGTACCTTAAGGATTATCAATTTACAGTTCGATGCTGGTCAGGTAACTTCGCTGGCGATACAGCAGGCGCAGGCACAGCAGTTAAATGCAGCACAGTTGATCCCACGTTTAGAGCAGAGTGTAACCTTACAGGAAAATGCTTTAAGTGTACTGATTGGTACTTTGCCTAAAGCCATTAAGCGCGAGAGCCGTTTGGATAATATGACTATCCCGCAAGACCTGAATGCAGGTTTCCCTTCATCGATGTTAAGCCGCAGGCCTGATATTAAAAGTGCAGAGCTGGCTTTAACCGTTGCCAATGCAAGGGTTGGGGTGGCTAAAGCCAGTTTATATCCTTCATTGGTGATTACCGCAAGCGGAGGCATCAACTCTTTTAAAGCCAGCAACTGGTTTAATGTACCGGCATCGTTGTTCGGTTTGGTTGGGGCAGGGATTACCCAGCCTATTTTTCAAAGAGGTCAGTTAAAAAGCAATTTAGAGCTGGCTAAAATCGACCGTGAGAAATCGGTGATCCAGTTCCGTCAGTCGGTATTAAATGCAGTTGGCGAAGTTTCTGATGAGTTAACGAAAGTAGAGAAGTTAAAAACGCAATATAGCATTGCGGAGAAAAGGGCACAAACTTTACAACAGGCATCAAGAAATGCAAGTTTGTTATTTAAAAGTGGTATGGCTAATTATTTAGAGGTGATTACCGCACAGGGCAATTTATTGCAGAGCGAACTGGAATTAACTACGATTAAAACAGAGCAGCTGAATGCTGTTGTTGGTTTGTATCGCTCGTTAGGCGGCGGCTGGAATTAA
- the trpB gene encoding tryptophan synthase subunit beta, translating into MKYKVNEKGYYGDFGGAYIPEMLYPNVEELRQNYLKIIDDAGFQKEFHQLLKDYVGRPSPLYLAKRYSERYGANIFLKREDLNHTGAHKINNTIGQILLAEKLGKKRIIAETGAGQHGVATATVCALRNLECVIYMGEVDIERQAPNVARMKMLGAKVVPASSGSKTLKDATNEAMRDWINNPVDTHYIIGSVVGPHPYPDMVAIFQSIISEETKKQLIEQTGNDQPDYVLACVGGGSNAMGMFYHFMDDENVKLIAVEAAGKGVSSGFSAATTYLGKEGVLHGSRSILMQTPDGQVVEPHSVSAGLDYPGIGPQHAHLFKTGRGQYVSITDEESLDAGLLCTQLEGIIPAIESAHALAYLEKMEFKGGENVVVCLSGRGDKDLDTYIKYFNL; encoded by the coding sequence ATGAAATACAAAGTAAACGAAAAAGGATATTATGGAGATTTTGGAGGGGCATACATCCCCGAAATGCTTTATCCGAACGTAGAAGAATTGCGTCAAAACTATTTAAAAATTATTGATGATGCCGGTTTTCAAAAGGAATTTCATCAGTTATTAAAAGATTACGTTGGCCGTCCTTCACCTTTATATCTTGCAAAAAGATATTCGGAAAGATATGGTGCAAATATTTTCTTAAAAAGGGAAGATTTAAACCATACCGGTGCCCACAAGATCAACAATACCATCGGACAGATCTTACTGGCTGAAAAACTGGGTAAAAAAAGGATTATCGCTGAAACAGGTGCTGGTCAGCATGGTGTAGCTACGGCAACCGTATGTGCACTACGTAACCTGGAATGTGTCATCTACATGGGCGAGGTCGACATTGAGCGCCAGGCACCGAATGTAGCCCGAATGAAAATGCTGGGTGCAAAGGTTGTTCCGGCTAGTTCTGGAAGTAAAACTTTAAAAGATGCCACTAATGAGGCCATGCGCGACTGGATCAATAACCCGGTAGATACGCATTACATCATCGGTTCGGTAGTAGGGCCACACCCTTACCCTGATATGGTGGCGATTTTTCAATCCATTATTTCAGAAGAAACTAAAAAACAGCTCATAGAACAGACCGGTAACGACCAGCCTGATTATGTGTTGGCCTGCGTGGGTGGTGGAAGTAACGCCATGGGCATGTTCTACCATTTTATGGATGACGAAAATGTTAAACTCATTGCTGTTGAAGCAGCCGGAAAAGGCGTATCGAGCGGATTTTCGGCAGCCACCACTTATTTGGGAAAAGAAGGTGTGCTCCATGGCAGCAGAAGTATTTTGATGCAAACACCAGATGGGCAGGTTGTAGAACCACATTCGGTTTCTGCAGGATTAGATTATCCGGGTATTGGCCCACAACATGCGCATTTGTTTAAAACCGGTCGCGGGCAATATGTTTCCATTACCGATGAAGAAAGTTTAGATGCCGGTTTGCTTTGTACGCAACTGGAAGGGATTATTCCTGCGATCGAAAGTGCACACGCATTGGCTTATTTAGAGAAAATGGAATTTAAAGGTGGCGAAAACGTAGTGGTTTGCCTGTCAGGCCGTGGCGATAAGGATCTGGATACTTATATTAAATATTTTAACTTATAA